A single region of the Streptomyces sp. NBC_01803 genome encodes:
- a CDS encoding WXG100 family type VII secretion target translates to MADINVTYDDMREAGDRLVSEYETMDAKLEELQGYIDGLVADGYVTSRSSRAFDESYREFTQGAKKVLEGLQGMGQFLRTAADTMEETDTGLESAIRGG, encoded by the coding sequence ATGGCCGATATCAATGTGACATATGACGACATGCGGGAGGCGGGCGACCGGCTCGTCTCCGAGTACGAGACCATGGACGCCAAGCTCGAAGAGCTTCAGGGCTACATCGATGGTCTGGTGGCGGACGGCTATGTGACGTCGCGGTCGTCGCGTGCCTTCGACGAGTCCTACCGGGAGTTCACCCAGGGTGCCAAGAAGGTGCTTGAGGGTCTCCAGGGCATGGGCCAGTTCCTGAGGACCGCGGCCGACACGATGGAGGAGACCGACACCGGTCTCGAAAGCGCCATCCGCGGCGGCTGA
- a CDS encoding ABC transporter ATP-binding protein yields MAELSSTAVTSESDPPAWRVLFGYVRPHRGALVLGALLSLATGATGLALPLVAQELIQSLSDDRSISGALILMSLLVAGNAGIGALGAYVLQRTAESVVLTARRTLTSYLLRLRISAVDATEPGDLLSRATSDTTLLRAMTTESLIGFSTGGLTLVGTLVMMGTVDLVLLGVTLGVIALAATVMGLIVPLIHKASKRAQESIGQMGAALERVLGALRTVKASGAEDRERRTVHAAAEESWRQSVRAAKWQALAGNTAGLSMQVAFITVLAIGGARVATDTIDIGALVAFLLYVFYLMAPIQQVVSAITQYQIGAAAIGRIQEVQRLPSEPVHSPAPLPAPGATPATVTFDGVRFRYAPELPYVHHGVSFTVPPRGMTAFVGPSGAGKTTVFALIERFYDATDGRVLLDGKDVLDWDFGELRAAIGYVEQDAPVLSGSLRENLLFGTPGADDDAVREVLRTTRLDGLIARLPDGLDTLVGHRGTKLSGGERQRVAIARALLRRPRLLLLDEATSQLDAVNEAALRETVAEAARETTVMVVAHRLSTVTSADRIVVMDAGRVQAVGTHAELVAGNALYAELAATQFLATTVE; encoded by the coding sequence GTGGCCGAACTGAGCAGCACCGCGGTGACGTCCGAGAGCGACCCGCCCGCTTGGCGGGTTCTGTTCGGCTATGTCCGGCCGCACCGCGGCGCGTTGGTCCTCGGGGCGCTGCTCTCGCTCGCCACCGGCGCCACCGGGCTCGCACTGCCGCTGGTGGCCCAGGAGTTGATCCAGAGCCTGTCCGACGACCGGTCGATCTCGGGCGCGTTGATCCTCATGTCCCTGCTCGTCGCGGGGAACGCGGGCATCGGCGCGCTCGGCGCGTATGTCCTGCAGCGCACCGCCGAGTCGGTCGTGCTCACCGCGCGCCGCACCCTGACGTCCTACCTGCTGCGGCTGCGGATATCCGCCGTGGACGCCACCGAGCCCGGCGACCTGCTGTCACGGGCCACCTCCGACACCACGCTGCTCCGCGCGATGACCACGGAATCGCTGATCGGCTTCTCGACCGGCGGACTCACGCTGGTGGGCACGCTGGTGATGATGGGCACCGTCGATCTGGTCCTGCTCGGCGTCACCCTCGGCGTGATCGCCCTCGCGGCCACCGTCATGGGCCTCATCGTGCCGCTCATCCACAAGGCCAGCAAACGCGCCCAGGAGTCCATCGGGCAGATGGGCGCCGCGCTGGAGCGGGTCCTCGGCGCGCTCCGCACGGTGAAGGCGTCCGGCGCCGAGGACCGCGAGCGGCGGACCGTGCACGCGGCGGCCGAGGAGTCCTGGCGGCAGAGCGTGCGCGCCGCCAAGTGGCAGGCTCTGGCCGGGAACACGGCCGGGCTGTCGATGCAGGTCGCGTTCATCACCGTGCTCGCGATCGGCGGCGCCCGGGTCGCCACCGACACCATCGACATCGGCGCCCTCGTCGCCTTCCTCCTCTACGTCTTCTATCTGATGGCGCCCATCCAGCAAGTGGTCAGCGCCATCACCCAGTACCAGATCGGCGCGGCGGCCATCGGCCGCATCCAGGAGGTTCAGCGGCTGCCCAGCGAGCCCGTCCACTCCCCCGCCCCGCTCCCGGCGCCCGGCGCGACGCCCGCGACCGTCACGTTCGACGGCGTCCGCTTCCGCTACGCGCCCGAACTGCCGTATGTGCACCACGGGGTGAGCTTCACCGTGCCGCCGCGCGGCATGACCGCGTTCGTCGGCCCGTCCGGCGCGGGCAAGACGACCGTCTTCGCGCTCATCGAGCGTTTCTACGACGCCACCGACGGCCGCGTGCTGCTGGACGGAAAGGACGTCCTGGACTGGGACTTCGGCGAGCTGCGCGCGGCCATCGGCTATGTGGAGCAGGACGCGCCCGTGCTGTCCGGCTCGCTGCGCGAGAACCTGCTGTTCGGCACGCCCGGCGCGGACGACGACGCGGTGCGCGAAGTGCTGCGCACCACGCGGCTGGACGGCCTGATCGCCCGGCTGCCGGACGGCCTGGACACGCTCGTCGGCCACCGCGGCACCAAGCTTTCCGGCGGCGAGCGGCAGCGCGTCGCGATCGCCCGCGCCCTGCTGCGCCGCCCCCGGCTGCTGCTGCTGGACGAGGCCACCTCGCAGCTCGACGCGGTCAACGAGGCCGCCCTGCGCGAAACGGTCGCCGAGGCGGCCCGGGAGACGACGGTCATGGTGGTGGCCCACCGGCTGTCGACCGTCACCTCGGCCGACCGGATCGTGGTGATGGACGCGGGCCGCGTCCAGGCCGTGGGCACGCACGCCGAGTTGGTCGCGGGCAACGCGCTCTACGCCGAGCTGGCCGCCACCCAGTTCCTGGCGACGACCGTGGAATGA
- a CDS encoding acyl-CoA desaturase, with product MDGRKHRWFILGASVIPLIAVFGAMVLLWNSIFGWSDIVVLAIMYAISGFGISTGYHRMLTHRSFETYKPIRIALATAGVTAGQGPPIIWAAHHRKHHRVADKEGDPHSPHLDFEPGFKGTMAGLWHAHLGWLFDTKLTSDPIRYCPDLVREKPMRWLSENLLLVTAASVVFPGLLAFAITAGDWKAGLTGMLWGGLVRIFLINHMTYAVNSVGHVFGRRRFTTTDESRNVAWLAIPSFGEAWHNNHHAFPRSARHGMKWYEVDLSAILIWTMEKTGLAWKVIRIDPERLTMREANISRVDGSSLDRQELLQSQQALAPMAERSKENATASVVDVE from the coding sequence ATCTTCGGCTGGTCGGACATCGTCGTCCTGGCCATCATGTACGCCATCTCCGGCTTCGGCATCTCCACCGGCTACCACCGGATGCTGACCCACCGGTCGTTCGAGACGTACAAGCCCATCCGCATCGCCCTCGCCACGGCGGGCGTCACCGCCGGCCAGGGCCCGCCCATCATCTGGGCCGCCCACCACCGCAAGCACCACCGGGTCGCGGACAAGGAAGGCGACCCGCACAGCCCGCACCTGGACTTCGAGCCCGGCTTCAAGGGCACGATGGCGGGCCTGTGGCACGCCCATCTCGGATGGCTGTTCGACACCAAGCTCACTTCGGACCCGATCCGTTACTGCCCCGACCTGGTGCGCGAGAAGCCCATGCGCTGGCTGAGCGAGAACCTGCTGCTCGTCACCGCCGCCAGCGTCGTGTTCCCCGGCCTCCTCGCCTTCGCCATCACCGCCGGCGACTGGAAGGCGGGCCTCACCGGCATGCTGTGGGGCGGCCTGGTCCGCATCTTCCTGATCAACCACATGACGTACGCGGTGAACTCGGTCGGCCACGTCTTCGGCCGCCGCCGCTTCACCACCACCGACGAGTCCCGCAACGTCGCCTGGCTCGCCATCCCCTCGTTCGGCGAGGCGTGGCACAACAACCACCACGCGTTCCCGCGTTCGGCGCGGCACGGCATGAAGTGGTACGAGGTCGACCTGAGCGCCATCCTCATCTGGACCATGGAGAAGACCGGCCTGGCCTGGAAGGTCATCCGCATCGACCCCGAGCGCCTGACCATGCGCGAGGCCAACATCAGCCGGGTCGACGGCTCTTCGCTCGACCGGCAGGAGCTGCTCCAGAGCCAGCAGGCGCTGGCCCCGATGGCGGAGCGGTCCAAGGAGAACGCCACCGCCTCGGTCGTCGACGTCGAATAG
- a CDS encoding MerR family transcriptional regulator has product MRIGTLAHAAGVTTKTVRFYEQAGLLPEPPRTPSGYRDYPAEFADRLVFIRGAQAAGLSLAEIRDVLAVGDSGQPPNGPAAELIATRLRAIETRLAELIHTRDALRALARGGADALR; this is encoded by the coding sequence ATGCGTATTGGCACGCTTGCCCACGCCGCGGGAGTGACGACCAAGACGGTCCGGTTCTACGAACAGGCCGGTCTCCTCCCCGAGCCGCCACGCACCCCCTCCGGATACCGGGACTACCCAGCGGAGTTCGCCGACCGGCTGGTGTTCATCCGGGGCGCGCAGGCTGCCGGGCTGTCCCTCGCCGAGATCCGCGACGTCCTCGCCGTGGGCGACAGCGGCCAGCCGCCCAACGGTCCGGCCGCCGAGCTCATCGCGACCCGGCTCCGCGCCATCGAGACGCGGCTGGCGGAGCTGATCCACACCCGCGACGCGCTGCGCGCCCTGGCCCGTGGCGGTGCCGACGCCCTCCGGTGA
- a CDS encoding FtsK/SpoIIIE domain-containing protein produces the protein MRLTLTVVDPVGGLSADTVIDAAPETQIGDLAPEFTRLVGSRFSQPVAMAGQGMPGDVVGAAHLFVNGEYVDPSLTLAQSPLREGTVISLHNPSGCWPGEPQGIVELRVVGGPAAGAVHRMGVGRVEIGSGQNMNIRVEDPTLPEHAMTLRVAAEGTCKVTVYSETQPLIDGEPFAHTEGDRGDWKLGKQLAVGDSLFELTPYFPPDAALKVSEDGGGLDYNRPPRLLPPERQTKFTLPRPPGEREKRPLPILMALLPVVGAVAMASITGRWIFLMMAFMSPIMMLSNYMMDKKRGRISHAKKVEEYGERKARIEKDARDALIAERFARRHAAPDPATVLTQATGPRTRLWERRRTDNDHLLIRVGTVELDSEVVLNDPEQDEHKRQVFWKIADAPVTLPLRTLGVVGLAGPGDSARALARWAVGQISVLHSPVDVQFFLLTDGSGQHSWDWMRWLPHVRPTPEHEINALIGTDAETIGARIAELTGLLDARQKAAKQARSQGATTFKDPDIVVIFDGSRRMRSLPGVIRLLREGPDASIFALCLDDEERFLPGECQAVVIAEPNPDRVGGQGGARQPGYATGFHTFLAVPGGAPGPGQFAGPAPAQLADRLRVEQTGAWRIRNVRPDWVRSEWCELLARSLSPIRDISGESEDAAIPSSSRLLDVIEMEPPTAGAIAARWRLGGQSTEAVIGESYDGAFAIDIRRDGPHGLIAGTTGSGKSELLQTIVASLAVANTPENMTFVLVDYKGGSAFKDCVQLPHTVGMVTDLDNHLVERALASLGAELTRREHILAGVGAKDIEDYQDLMRRSPGQLVAMPRLLIVIDEFASMVRELPDFVKGLVNIAQRGRSLGIHLLLATQRPSGVVSPEIRANTNLRIALRVTDASESSDVIDAPDAGFIAKSTPGRAYVRLGHTSLVPFQSGRVGGRRPGAVDPAVARPWAGRLEWNDLGRGRLKRPAGAKAEEEEITDLKVLVDSVIEADRQLGFVKQHSPWLPALGDKVLLRDLEHPAPAGPLPAAPYGVEDLPEQQARRSVAIDFKVFGHMIVGGAPRSGRSQLLRTIAGSLSWIHSTADVHLYGIDCGNGALNALTRLPNCGAVVNRNQTERVRRLIKRLRSEVDRRQEILGQDALADIGEQRAAAEPDKRLPHIVVLLDRWEGWVSTLGEIDHGALTDELFVILREGASVGIHLIITGDRTVLSGRISALTEERYTLRLSDRSDYSNIGMPARKVPEEIADGRMFRNQALTEIQVAVLAEELSGQAQAAALTAIGDWATQRDAAVARGRRPFRVDVLPSRLTFADAWEMRDPEASESRLWGLIGVGGDELMGYGPDLAQGTPAFIIAGPAKSGRSTVMLMLAKSYLAQGVRLVIAAPRPSPLRDLAGQEGVIQVFTGDDISEAEVREAMSTSSPDHPIVFLVDDGEDLRRADGGDELKNIITQGSELGRYLVLAGDEGDICGGFSGWQVDAKKARRGVLLSPSSHRHGELIGAKLPRSAASEQPTPGRAILHLGDGVPFTVTTPAP, from the coding sequence GTGCGCCTGACGCTGACAGTCGTCGACCCAGTCGGGGGTCTGAGTGCCGACACCGTGATCGATGCCGCCCCCGAGACGCAGATCGGCGACCTGGCGCCCGAGTTCACGCGTCTGGTCGGGAGCCGGTTCAGCCAGCCGGTCGCGATGGCCGGGCAGGGCATGCCCGGGGACGTGGTCGGCGCGGCGCACCTCTTCGTCAACGGTGAGTACGTCGATCCCTCCCTCACCCTCGCCCAGTCCCCGCTGCGTGAGGGCACCGTCATCAGCCTGCACAACCCCAGCGGCTGCTGGCCCGGCGAGCCCCAGGGCATCGTCGAGCTGCGCGTCGTCGGCGGGCCGGCCGCCGGCGCGGTGCACCGCATGGGTGTCGGCCGCGTCGAGATCGGCAGCGGGCAGAACATGAACATCCGGGTCGAGGACCCCACCCTCCCCGAACACGCGATGACGCTGCGCGTCGCCGCCGAGGGCACCTGCAAGGTCACCGTCTACAGCGAGACGCAGCCGCTGATCGACGGCGAGCCGTTCGCACACACCGAGGGTGATCGCGGCGACTGGAAGCTCGGCAAGCAACTCGCTGTCGGGGACTCCCTCTTCGAGCTCACGCCGTACTTCCCGCCGGACGCCGCGCTGAAGGTCTCCGAGGACGGCGGCGGTCTCGACTACAACCGGCCGCCGAGGCTCCTGCCGCCCGAGCGGCAGACCAAGTTCACGCTGCCCCGGCCGCCCGGCGAGCGCGAGAAGCGGCCCCTGCCGATCCTGATGGCGCTTCTGCCCGTCGTCGGCGCGGTCGCCATGGCCAGCATCACCGGCCGCTGGATCTTCCTGATGATGGCCTTCATGAGCCCCATCATGATGCTGTCCAACTACATGATGGACAAGAAGCGCGGGCGCATATCCCACGCCAAGAAGGTCGAGGAGTACGGGGAGCGCAAGGCCCGGATCGAGAAGGACGCCCGGGACGCGCTCATCGCGGAGCGCTTCGCCCGTCGGCACGCCGCCCCCGACCCGGCGACCGTGCTGACGCAGGCCACCGGCCCGCGCACCCGGCTGTGGGAGCGCCGGCGCACCGACAACGATCATCTCCTCATCCGTGTCGGCACCGTCGAGCTGGACTCCGAAGTCGTCCTGAACGACCCGGAGCAGGACGAGCACAAGCGGCAGGTGTTCTGGAAGATCGCGGACGCGCCCGTCACGCTGCCGCTGCGGACCCTCGGGGTCGTCGGCCTCGCCGGTCCCGGTGACTCGGCCCGCGCGCTGGCCCGTTGGGCGGTCGGCCAGATATCCGTGCTGCACAGCCCGGTCGATGTCCAGTTCTTCCTGCTGACGGACGGCTCCGGCCAGCACAGCTGGGACTGGATGCGCTGGCTGCCGCATGTCAGGCCCACGCCCGAGCACGAGATCAACGCGCTGATCGGCACCGACGCGGAGACCATCGGCGCCCGTATCGCGGAGCTGACCGGCCTGCTCGACGCCCGGCAGAAGGCCGCCAAGCAGGCCCGTTCGCAGGGCGCCACCACCTTCAAGGACCCGGACATCGTCGTCATCTTCGACGGCTCGCGCCGCATGCGGTCGCTGCCCGGTGTGATCCGGCTGCTGCGCGAGGGGCCTGACGCCTCGATCTTCGCGCTGTGCCTGGACGATGAGGAGCGTTTCCTGCCTGGCGAGTGTCAGGCCGTGGTCATCGCCGAGCCCAACCCGGACCGCGTCGGCGGGCAGGGCGGCGCCCGGCAGCCGGGCTACGCCACCGGCTTCCACACCTTCCTCGCCGTTCCCGGCGGCGCCCCCGGGCCCGGCCAGTTCGCCGGTCCCGCGCCCGCCCAGCTCGCGGACCGGCTGCGCGTCGAGCAGACCGGTGCCTGGCGCATCAGGAACGTCCGGCCGGACTGGGTACGGTCCGAGTGGTGCGAGCTGCTGGCCCGTTCGCTCTCCCCGATCCGCGACATCAGCGGCGAGTCCGAGGACGCGGCGATCCCGTCCTCCAGCCGACTCCTGGACGTCATCGAGATGGAGCCGCCGACGGCGGGCGCGATCGCGGCCCGTTGGCGGCTGGGCGGCCAGTCGACGGAAGCGGTGATCGGCGAGTCCTACGACGGGGCGTTCGCCATCGACATCCGCCGCGACGGCCCGCACGGTCTGATCGCCGGCACCACCGGCTCCGGCAAGTCCGAGCTGCTCCAGACGATCGTCGCCTCGCTGGCGGTGGCCAACACCCCCGAGAACATGACGTTCGTCCTGGTCGACTACAAGGGCGGCTCCGCGTTCAAGGACTGTGTCCAACTGCCGCACACCGTCGGCATGGTGACCGACCTCGACAACCATCTGGTGGAACGCGCGCTGGCCTCCCTCGGCGCCGAGCTGACCCGCCGCGAGCACATCCTGGCCGGGGTCGGCGCCAAGGACATCGAGGACTACCAGGACTTGATGCGCCGCTCGCCGGGGCAGCTCGTCGCGATGCCCCGACTGCTCATCGTCATCGACGAGTTCGCCTCGATGGTCCGTGAGCTGCCGGACTTCGTGAAGGGTCTGGTCAACATCGCGCAGCGCGGCCGGTCCCTCGGCATTCACCTGCTGCTGGCCACCCAGCGGCCGAGCGGTGTGGTCTCCCCGGAGATCCGCGCCAACACCAACCTCCGGATCGCGCTGCGCGTCACCGACGCCAGTGAGTCGTCGGACGTCATCGACGCGCCCGACGCCGGGTTCATCGCGAAGTCGACGCCGGGACGGGCCTATGTGCGGCTCGGTCACACCTCGCTGGTGCCGTTCCAGTCCGGCCGCGTCGGCGGACGCCGGCCCGGCGCGGTCGACCCGGCGGTGGCCCGCCCGTGGGCCGGGCGTCTGGAGTGGAACGACCTCGGCCGGGGCCGGCTCAAGCGTCCGGCGGGCGCCAAGGCGGAAGAGGAGGAGATCACCGATCTGAAGGTGCTGGTGGACTCCGTCATCGAGGCCGACCGGCAGCTCGGCTTCGTCAAGCAGCACAGCCCGTGGCTGCCCGCGCTCGGCGACAAGGTGCTGCTGCGCGACCTCGAACACCCGGCCCCGGCCGGACCGTTGCCCGCCGCGCCCTACGGAGTGGAGGACCTGCCCGAGCAGCAGGCCAGGCGGTCCGTCGCCATCGACTTCAAGGTCTTCGGCCACATGATCGTCGGTGGCGCGCCGCGCAGCGGCCGGTCCCAGCTCCTGCGCACGATCGCGGGCTCGCTGTCGTGGATCCACTCCACGGCCGACGTCCACCTGTACGGCATCGACTGCGGCAACGGCGCGCTCAACGCCCTGACCCGGCTGCCCAACTGCGGTGCCGTCGTCAACCGCAACCAGACCGAGCGCGTCCGCCGCCTCATCAAGCGGCTGCGCTCGGAGGTCGACCGCCGCCAGGAGATCCTGGGGCAGGACGCGCTCGCCGACATCGGCGAGCAGCGGGCCGCCGCCGAGCCCGACAAGCGGCTGCCGCACATCGTGGTGCTGCTCGACCGCTGGGAGGGCTGGGTCAGCACTCTGGGCGAGATCGACCACGGCGCGCTGACCGACGAGCTGTTCGTGATCCTCCGCGAGGGCGCCAGCGTCGGCATCCACCTCATCATCACCGGCGACCGCACCGTGCTGTCGGGCCGCATCAGCGCCCTGACCGAGGAGCGGTACACGCTCCGGCTGTCCGACCGGAGCGACTACTCCAACATCGGGATGCCCGCCCGCAAGGTGCCCGAGGAGATCGCGGACGGCCGGATGTTCCGCAACCAGGCGCTGACGGAAATTCAGGTCGCGGTGCTGGCTGAGGAGTTGTCCGGCCAGGCACAGGCGGCGGCGCTGACGGCCATCGGGGACTGGGCCACCCAGCGCGACGCGGCGGTGGCGCGTGGCAGGCGGCCGTTCCGGGTGGATGTGCTGCCCAGCCGCCTGACCTTCGCGGACGCCTGGGAGATGCGCGACCCGGAGGCTTCGGAGTCCCGGCTGTGGGGCCTGATCGGCGTCGGCGGCGACGAGTTGATGGGCTACGGTCCCGATCTCGCGCAGGGCACCCCGGCGTTCATCATCGCCGGGCCGGCGAAGTCCGGCCGGTCCACGGTGATGCTGATGCTCGCCAAGTCGTATCTGGCGCAGGGCGTCCGGCTGGTCATCGCCGCGCCCCGGCCGTCGCCGCTGCGCGATCTGGCCGGCCAGGAGGGCGTCATCCAGGTGTTCACCGGCGACGACATCTCGGAGGCCGAGGTGCGGGAGGCGATGAGCACGTCGTCCCCCGACCACCCGATCGTCTTCCTGGTGGACGACGGTGAGGACCTGCGGCGCGCGGACGGCGGCGACGAGTTGAAGAACATCATCACGCAGGGCTCCGAGCTGGGCCGCTACCTGGTGCTGGCCGGTGACGAGGGCGATATCTGCGGCGGCTTCTCGGGCTGGCAGGTCGACGCGAAGAAGGCCCGTCGCGGTGTGCTGCTGTCGCCGTCGAGCCACCGGCACGGCGAGCTGATCGGCGCCAAACTGCCGCGCAGCGCGGCGAGTGAGCAGCCGACGCCGGGCCGGGCGATCCTGCACCTGGGCGACGGCGTGCCGTTCACCGTGACAACGCCCGCGCCGTAA
- a CDS encoding AMP-binding protein — protein MQLWNALTNGSSHGTLHVWAGEDFEHTPWREVAADAHGMAAALRGAGVRPGTRVATILTNTPATVRGLLAIWLAGGAVASLPLPTRGQSTDEYGRQLTALCARLDPALLLVDDWIVPMIPGDLTTQLPTWPWTLAGLPAASGPFEPSPPGPDDLAFIQYSSGSTSTPKGCALTTRAVERQMEIILHLTGGRPGNDTVTSWLPLSHDMGMFGCLLYAWSYDFDFVLSTPDRFGMAPRTWFRDMSEYQSTMTAGTSTAVYLAARAQGRAELPRGLASLRAAVIGAERVDWDTLAAAGEKFRPYGLSETAFQPAYGMAEATLAVTGKPWARAPRSVVFDGAALVDGTVTEVDPDHPRATRLVSNGLTLPGVSVDTGTPGAVSEIVVGSPSLAQGYYADPERTAARFPDGRLRTGDLGFSHEGELYVVGRADDMLSVGGRKIYASEIESAIDTHAQVRKGCVVVVDVGTSGLPRLVLMLEPQGRPRDFQPIADHAAAVALEKSGVALSECLFLPRGVLPKTPSGKIQRFRCRALLDEGRVDPLARVTFA, from the coding sequence ATGCAGTTGTGGAACGCACTGACCAACGGCTCCTCGCATGGCACTTTGCACGTCTGGGCCGGCGAGGACTTCGAGCACACCCCCTGGCGGGAAGTGGCGGCCGACGCCCATGGCATGGCCGCCGCCCTGCGCGGCGCCGGGGTACGCCCCGGCACGCGGGTGGCGACCATCCTGACCAACACTCCCGCGACCGTCCGCGGACTCCTCGCGATCTGGCTGGCCGGCGGGGCGGTGGCGTCACTGCCCCTGCCGACGCGCGGCCAGAGCACCGACGAGTACGGGCGCCAGCTCACGGCTCTCTGCGCCCGCCTCGACCCGGCGCTGCTCCTCGTGGACGACTGGATCGTCCCGATGATCCCCGGGGATCTCACCACTCAACTCCCCACCTGGCCCTGGACCCTGGCCGGACTGCCCGCCGCCTCGGGCCCGTTCGAGCCGAGCCCGCCCGGCCCGGACGACCTCGCGTTCATCCAGTACTCCTCCGGCAGCACCAGCACACCCAAGGGCTGCGCGCTCACCACACGGGCCGTCGAGCGGCAGATGGAGATCATCCTGCACCTCACGGGAGGGCGGCCCGGCAACGACACCGTCACCTCCTGGCTGCCCCTCTCGCACGATATGGGCATGTTCGGCTGCCTGCTCTACGCATGGTCGTACGACTTCGACTTCGTCCTCTCCACGCCGGACCGCTTCGGCATGGCGCCCCGTACGTGGTTCCGGGACATGTCCGAGTACCAGTCGACGATGACCGCCGGCACCAGCACCGCCGTGTACCTCGCGGCGCGCGCCCAGGGCCGGGCCGAACTGCCGCGCGGGCTCGCCTCGTTGCGCGCGGCGGTGATCGGCGCGGAGCGCGTCGACTGGGACACGCTGGCCGCCGCCGGCGAGAAGTTCCGCCCCTACGGCCTGTCGGAGACGGCGTTCCAGCCGGCCTACGGCATGGCCGAGGCGACCCTCGCGGTGACCGGCAAGCCGTGGGCGCGGGCCCCGCGTTCGGTCGTCTTCGACGGGGCGGCCCTGGTCGACGGCACCGTGACCGAGGTGGATCCCGACCACCCGCGCGCCACCCGGCTGGTGTCCAACGGCCTGACGCTGCCCGGCGTCTCGGTCGACACCGGCACCCCGGGCGCGGTCTCGGAGATCGTCGTCGGCTCCCCGAGCCTCGCCCAGGGGTACTACGCCGACCCCGAGCGCACCGCCGCCCGTTTCCCGGACGGGCGGCTGCGGACCGGGGACCTCGGCTTCTCGCACGAGGGGGAGCTGTACGTCGTGGGCCGGGCGGATGACATGCTCTCGGTCGGCGGCCGTAAAATCTACGCCTCCGAGATCGAGTCGGCCATCGACACCCACGCGCAGGTCCGCAAGGGCTGCGTGGTGGTCGTGGACGTCGGCACCTCCGGACTTCCCCGGCTCGTCCTGATGCTCGAACCCCAGGGCAGGCCGCGGGACTTCCAGCCCATCGCCGATCACGCGGCGGCGGTGGCGCTGGAGAAGTCCGGAGTGGCTCTGTCCGAGTGCCTGTTCCTGCCGCGCGGGGTGCTGCCAAAGACCCCGAGCGGGAAGATCCAGCGGTTCCGCTGCCGCGCGCTGCTGGACGAGGGCCGGGTCGACCCGCTGGCCCGCGTCACGTTCGCCTGA
- a CDS encoding beta-ketoacyl-ACP synthase III, which produces MKARITPAPRPAAVGSPHARILGVGGYRPRRVVTNDEVCERIDSNDEWIRTRTGIVTRAWAGPDETLADMAVSASGKALAAAGITADALDCVIVATFTHLWQTPAVATEIAHRLGAHTAAAFDISAGCAGFVHALALAADTVRGRGGHVLVIGAERMSDLLDLDDRSTAVIFGDGAGAAVVGPSSTPAIGPVIWGADGSQADAVTQTVPWDALRDDRDLRWPALTQKGQQVFRWAVYEISKVARQALDAAGVTVDDLDVFIPHQANVRIIDAMARNLGLPDTTVIARDVTTSGNTSGASIPLAMDALLASNEVSPGDLALLIGFGAGLSYAATVVALP; this is translated from the coding sequence ATGAAGGCGCGGATCACCCCCGCCCCACGACCCGCGGCGGTCGGCTCACCGCACGCCCGCATCCTCGGCGTGGGCGGCTACCGCCCACGCCGGGTGGTGACCAACGACGAGGTGTGCGAGCGCATCGACTCGAACGACGAGTGGATCCGCACCCGCACCGGCATCGTCACGCGGGCGTGGGCGGGGCCCGACGAGACCCTCGCCGACATGGCCGTGTCCGCGTCGGGCAAGGCCCTCGCGGCGGCGGGGATCACGGCGGACGCCCTCGACTGCGTCATCGTGGCCACGTTCACCCACCTCTGGCAGACACCCGCCGTCGCCACCGAGATCGCGCACCGGCTCGGCGCCCACACCGCCGCCGCGTTCGACATCTCGGCCGGCTGCGCCGGGTTCGTGCACGCGCTCGCCCTGGCCGCGGACACCGTCCGCGGCCGGGGCGGGCACGTCCTGGTCATCGGCGCCGAGCGGATGTCCGACCTGCTCGACCTCGACGACCGTTCCACGGCCGTCATCTTCGGCGACGGCGCGGGCGCCGCCGTCGTCGGCCCCTCCTCGACTCCCGCCATCGGCCCGGTGATCTGGGGCGCGGACGGCTCCCAGGCGGACGCGGTCACCCAGACCGTGCCGTGGGACGCCCTCCGCGACGACCGCGACCTGCGCTGGCCGGCCCTCACGCAGAAGGGCCAACAGGTCTTCCGCTGGGCCGTGTACGAGATCTCCAAGGTCGCCCGCCAGGCCCTCGACGCGGCCGGCGTCACCGTGGACGACCTCGACGTGTTCATCCCGCACCAGGCCAACGTCCGCATCATCGACGCGATGGCGCGCAACCTCGGCCTGCCGGACACCACCGTCATCGCCCGCGACGTCACCACGTCCGGCAACACCTCGGGCGCGTCCATCCCCCTGGCCATGGACGCGCTGCTGGCCAGCAACGAGGTCAGCCCCGGCGACCTGGCGCTCCTCATCGGCTTCGGCGCGGGCCTGTCCTACGCCGCCACCGTGGTCGCGCTGCCGTGA